A window of the Cryptomeria japonica unplaced genomic scaffold, Sugi_1.0 HiC_scaffold_187, whole genome shotgun sequence genome harbors these coding sequences:
- the LOC131073298 gene encoding endoglucanase 16-like — MAKAMEALLAVVLLLFCGEWQVVRGEFDYRDALSKSILFLEAQRSGKLPQSQRVKWRGDSGLTDGKLQNVDLAGGYYDAGDNVKYGLPMAFTITTLAWGTLDYGKELKAAGEIQNARDAIRWGTDYFLKASATPNELWVQVGDPQADHNCWERPEDMDTPRSLYKIDKDTPGSEIAAETAAALAASSIVFRFTNPRYSHLLLQRSQSLFSFADRYKGTYGGECPFYCSVSGYNDELLWAASWLYRATKSSYYSNYIIQHDDVKAYVNEFNWDLKYAGVQVLLTDLYFQGEAQFSAYRSNAERFVCSLLPGSPIRSVKTTPGGLLYVRDGANTQYVTSAAFLMARYSDLLSAKKRTLSCGNTLFKPNDVMGFAKLQIDYLLGRNPLGISYMVGYGSKYPRQPHHRGASVVSIHQQPRKIKCIEGFMNWFHKDSSNPNTLIGAIVGGPDKYDRFVDLRTKSSMLEPTTYINSPLVGVLAKLYRMTCKTNRQC; from the exons ATGGCCAAGGCAATGGAAGCGCTTTTGGCAGTGGTGTTGTTGCTGTTTTGTGGTGAGTGGCAGGTGGTTCGTGGAGAATTCGATTACAGAGATGCTCTATCTAAGTCTATCCTCTTTCTAGAGGCCCAACGATCCGGTAAACTCCCACAATCCCAGCGAGTAAAGTGGAGAGGAGATTCTGGCCTCACAGATGGGAAGTTGCAAAAC GTTGATTTAGCTGGGGGTTACTACGATGCAGGCGATAACGTGAAATATGGGCTTCCCATGGCATTCACTATCACCACACTCGCTTGGGGCACACTGGATTATGGGAAAGAGTTGAAAGCTGCAGGAGAGATTCAGAATGCAAGGGACGCTATTAGATGGGGAACTGACTACTTTCTCAAGGCTAGTGCAACTCCAAATGAATTATGGGTTCAG GTGGGTGATCCCCAGGCAGACCATAATTGTTGGGAGCGTCCAGAAGATATGGACACTCCTCGATCTCTTTACAAGATTGATAAAGACACCCCTGGATCAGAAATTGCAGCAGAAACGGCCGCAGCCTTGGCTGCCTCCTCCATTGTTTTCAGATTCACAAACCCTCGTTACTCACACCTTCTCCTCCAACGTTCTCAATCG CTCTTCAGCTTTGCCGATCGATACAAGGGCACCTACGGAGGAGAGTGTCCATTTTATTGCTCTGTTTCAGGCTACAAT GACGAGCTTCTATGGGCTGCATCTTGGCTATACAGAGCTACCAAATCCTCATATTATTCCAACTATATTATCCAGCACGACGATGTAAAGGCATATGTTAATGAAttcaactgggacctcaaatatgCTGGAGTTCAAGTGCTTCTAACAGAC TTATATTTCCAAGGGGAAGCTCAATTCTCAGCCTATAGAAGTAATGCAGAACGCTTTGTTTGTTCACTTCTTCCAGGCAGTCCCATTCGTTCTGTTAAAACCACCCCAG GAGGTTTGTTGTATGTTAGAGATGGCGCCAACACTCAATATGTTACCAGTGCTGCTTTTTTGATGGCAAGATACAGTGATTTACTATCAGCTAAGAAGCGAACATTGTCATGCGGCAACACTCTCTTTAAACCCAACGACGTTATGGGCTTCGCAAAGCTACAA ATTGATTATTTATTAGGAAGGAATCCTCTGGGCATTTCATATATGGTAGGATACGGTTCCAAATATCCAAGGCAACCACATCACAGAGGAGCATCTGTAGTTTCCATTCATCAACAACCAaggaagatcaaatgcattgaaggtTTTATGAACTGGTTTCACAAAGATTCTTCCAATCCAAACACACTAATTGGGGCAATAGTGGGGGGCCCAGATAAATATGATCGTTTTGTAGACCTCAGGACCAAATCTAGCATGCTTGAACCTACAACATACATAAATTCTCCTCTTGTGGGTGTTCTTGCAAAATTGTACAGAATGACATGCAAAACTAACAGGCAGTGTTGA